One Lepus europaeus isolate LE1 chromosome 7, mLepTim1.pri, whole genome shotgun sequence DNA segment encodes these proteins:
- the SMPD1 gene encoding sphingomyelin phosphodiesterase, translated as MPRHGVSPVQSHSGSGWGRGLDRSLGAPNRGLLWMGLGLTLALALGDSLFLGAPAEAHPLPAHGHPARFNGIAPQLRNALGWWNLTCPMCKGLFTAINFGLKKEPNVARVGSVAIKVCNLLKIAPPAVCQSAVHLFEDDVVEVWTRSVLSPSEACGLLLGSSCGHWDIFSSWNISLPAVPKPPPKPPSPPAPGAPISRILFLTDLHWDHDYLEGTDPDCADPLCCRRGSGLPPASQPGAGYWGEYSKCDLPLRTLESLLSGVGRAGPFDMVYWTGDIPAHDVWQQSRQDQLRALNTITALVRKFLGPVPVYPAVGNHESTPVNSFPPPFIEGNHSSRWLYEAMAKAWEPWLPAEALRTLRIGGFYALSPRPGLRLISLNMNFCSRENFWLLINSTDPAGQLQWLVGELQAAEDRGDKVHIIGHIPPGHCLKSWSWNYYRIVARYESTLAGQFFGHTHVDEFEVFYDEETLSRPLAVAFLAPSATTYIGLNPGYRVYQIDGNYSGSSHVVLDHETYILNLTQANEPGATPHWQRLYRARETYGLPNALPAAWHDLVYRMRGDTRLFQTFWFLYHKGHPPSEPCGAPCRLATLCAQLSARSDSPALCRHLVPDERHQDVQSLWPRPLFC; from the exons GGGGCCCCCAACCGAGGACTCCTTTGGATGGGCCTGGGCCTGAcgctggccctggctctgggtgACTCCCTGTTTCTTGGGGCCCCCGCCGAAGCCCACCCTCTTCCTGCCCACGGCCATCCTGCGCGGTTCAATGGCATAGCGCCCCAGCTCCGGAATGCTCTGGGGTGGTGGAACCTCACCTGCCCCATGTGCAAAGGCCTTTTCACCGCCATCAACTTCGGGCTGAAG AAGGAGCCCAATGTGGCACGGGTGGGCTCCGTGGCCATCAAGGTGTGTAATCTGCTGAAGATAGCACCGCCCGCTGTGTGCCAGTCAGCCGTCCACCTCTTTGAGGACGATGTGGTAGAGGTGTGGACGCGCTCGGTGCTGAGCCCCTCGGAAGCCTGTGGCCTGCTCCTGGGCTCCAGCTGCGGGCACTGGGacatcttctcctcctggaacatctctttgcctgcagtgccgaaaCCACCCCCCAAGCCGCCCAGCCCTCCAGCCCCAGGCGCCCCCATTAGCCGCATCCTCTTCCTCACTGACCTGCACTGGGATCATGACTACCTGGAGGGCACGGACCCTGACTGTGCAGACCCACTGTGTTGCCGCCGCGGCTCTGGCCTGCCCCCTGCCTCTCAGCCAGGTGCTGGATACTGGGGCGAGTACAGCAAGTGTGACCTGCCCCTGCGGACCCTGGAGAGCCTGCTGAGTGGGGTAGGCCGAGCAGGCCCGTTTGATATGGTGTACTGGACAGGGGACATCCCAGCCCATGACGTCTGGCAGCAGTCTCGTCAGGACCAGTTGCGGGCCCTGAACACCATCACAGCCCTCGTGAGGaagttcttggggccagtgccagtGTACCCTGCTGTGGGCAACCACGAGAGCACACCCGTCAACAGCTTCCCACCTCCCTTCATAGAGGGCAACCACTCTTCCCGCTGGCTCTATGAGGCAATGGCCAAGGCATGGGAGCCCTGGCTACCTGCTGAAGCCCTTCGCACCCTCAG AATTGGGGGGTTCTATGCCCTTTCCCCACGCCCGGGTCTCCGCCTCATCTCTCTCAATATGAATTTTTGTTCCCGTGAGAACTTCTGGCTCTTGATCAACTCCACAGATCCCGCCGGACAGCTCCAGTGGCTGGTGGGGGAGCTTCAGGCTGCTGAGGATCGAGGAGACAAA gtgcaCATCATTGGCCACATTCCCCCAGGGCACTGCCtgaaaagctggagctggaattATTATCGAATTGTAGCCAg GTATGAGAGCACTCTGGCTGGTCAGTTCTTTGGCCACACTCATGTGGACGAGTTTGAGGTCTTCTATGACGAAGAGACTCTCAGCCGGCCGCTGGCTGTAGCCTTCTTGGCACCCAGTGCCACCACCTACATCGGCCTTAATCCTG GTTACCGCGTCTACCAGATAGATGGCAACTACTCCGGGAGCTCTCACGTGGTCCTGGACCATGAGACCTACATCCTCAACCTGACACAGGCAAATGAACCGGGAGCCACGCCGCACTGGCAACGCCTCTATAGGGCTCGAGAAACCTACGGGCTGCCCAACGCGCTGCCTGCCGCCTGGCACGACCTAGTGTACCGCATGCGGGGTGACACACGACTCTTCCAGACCTTCTGGTTTCTCTACCATAAGGGTCACCCGCCCTCGGAGCCCTGCGGCGCGCCCTGCCGCCTCGCTACTCTCTGCGCGCAGCTCTCGGCCCGCTCAGACAGCCCTGCTCTGTGCCGCCACCTGGTGCCAGATGAGCGTCACCAAGACGTCCAGAGCCTGTGGCCGCGGCCACTGTTCTGCTAA